From the Streptomyces sp. KMM 9044 genome, one window contains:
- a CDS encoding alpha/beta hydrolase, producing the protein MRKRAAVLCSAAVMAGSLTALPAEATAPSGAGTFRAAKPAWKHCGTKDYPTLQCASVEVPLDHARPEGRRITLALSRVPHTAKEYQGPLLVNPGGPGGSGLALAGFVAASLPKEVAAQYDVIGFDPRGVGASRPALDCRPGFFDPVRPNPVPSTPTVERANLERVKSFADACGKKYGDLLPYVNTTSTVRDMDVIRQALGAGEINYFGYSYGTYLGAVYAKLFPQRVRRLVLDSVVDPTEVWYEANLSQDHAFNDRHRALMAWIAEHDSTYRLGTDPEKIEARWYAMRAALAKEPAGGRVGAAELEDTFVPGGYYNGYWPYLAEAFAAYVNEGDFGPLVGTYESFGAVDAAGDNGYSVYTAVECRDVSWPRDWRQWRKDHWEAYEQAPFMTWNNAWYNAACAFWPTGSQRPVNIVNTKLPPALLFQATDDAATPYQGGVTVHHLLAGSSLVVEQDGGNHGITLSGNACLDKHLTAYLTDGTVPRGRGEADAVCEPPPDPTPRTSKAASTTSRGSTLHGLLGFRN; encoded by the coding sequence ATGAGGAAACGCGCAGCAGTACTGTGCAGTGCCGCCGTCATGGCCGGGAGCCTGACGGCCCTGCCCGCCGAGGCGACCGCACCGAGTGGTGCCGGCACCTTCCGCGCGGCGAAGCCCGCGTGGAAGCACTGCGGCACCAAGGACTATCCGACGCTGCAGTGCGCGTCCGTCGAAGTGCCGCTCGACCACGCCCGCCCCGAGGGGCGGAGAATCACCCTCGCGCTGTCCCGCGTGCCCCACACCGCGAAGGAGTACCAGGGCCCCCTGCTGGTCAACCCGGGCGGCCCCGGTGGCAGCGGGCTGGCGCTCGCCGGGTTCGTCGCGGCCTCGCTGCCGAAGGAGGTGGCAGCCCAGTACGACGTGATCGGCTTCGACCCGCGCGGGGTGGGCGCGAGCAGGCCGGCCCTCGACTGCCGGCCGGGCTTCTTCGACCCGGTACGGCCGAACCCGGTGCCGAGCACCCCCACGGTGGAGCGGGCCAATCTCGAGCGGGTGAAGTCGTTCGCGGACGCCTGCGGCAAGAAGTACGGGGATCTCCTGCCGTACGTGAACACGACCAGCACGGTGCGCGACATGGACGTGATCCGGCAGGCGCTGGGCGCCGGGGAGATCAATTACTTCGGCTACTCCTACGGCACGTACCTGGGCGCCGTGTACGCCAAGCTGTTCCCGCAGCGGGTGCGGCGCCTGGTCCTCGACTCGGTCGTCGACCCCACCGAGGTCTGGTACGAGGCCAACCTGAGCCAGGACCACGCCTTCAACGACCGCCACCGCGCCCTGATGGCCTGGATCGCCGAGCACGACAGCACCTACCGGCTGGGCACCGATCCGGAGAAGATCGAGGCCCGCTGGTACGCGATGCGCGCGGCCCTGGCGAAGGAGCCGGCCGGCGGCAGGGTGGGCGCGGCCGAACTGGAGGACACCTTCGTCCCGGGCGGCTACTACAACGGCTACTGGCCCTACCTGGCGGAGGCGTTCGCGGCGTACGTGAACGAGGGCGACTTCGGCCCCCTGGTCGGGACGTACGAGAGCTTCGGCGCGGTCGACGCCGCCGGCGACAACGGCTACAGCGTCTACACGGCGGTCGAGTGCCGGGACGTGTCCTGGCCGCGGGACTGGCGGCAGTGGCGCAAGGACCACTGGGAGGCGTACGAGCAGGCACCGTTCATGACATGGAACAACGCCTGGTACAACGCGGCGTGCGCGTTCTGGCCGACCGGGTCGCAGCGGCCGGTGAACATCGTCAACACGAAGCTCCCGCCGGCGCTGCTCTTCCAGGCCACCGACGACGCGGCCACCCCGTACCAGGGCGGCGTGACGGTCCATCATCTGCTGGCCGGCTCCAGCCTGGTGGTGGAGCAGGACGGCGGTAACCACGGCATCACGCTGAGCGGCAACGCCTGCCTGGACAAGCACCTCACGGCCTACCTGACCGACGGCACCGTGCCGCGCGGCCGCGGCGAGGCCGACGCGGTCTGCGAGCCCCCGCCCGACCCGACCCCGCGCACGTCGAAGGCGGCGTCCACCACATCCCGCGGCTCGACCCTGCACGGCCTGCTCGGCTTCCGAAACTGA
- a CDS encoding adenylosuccinate lyase, producing MDEELRSLTERLRGEAATAAGPAALDRLLATEDPDALAAVLTEPGQPLWARELAAFRLGLAGDRRAFESLVLLLNHRDPPRCAAAAHALTRLGDPRTARAAAALATNELRVAYALHPVRLLVALRAPEAVPALITTLRRRLRPHDPYRRVALACVDGLGELGDARAAPVLTDALARPALAEAAVHALARIPGQRQAPDPPRIPGQR from the coding sequence ATGGACGAAGAGTTGCGGTCGCTCACGGAGCGCTTACGGGGCGAGGCGGCCACAGCGGCCGGACCGGCGGCCCTCGACCGGCTTCTGGCGACCGAGGACCCCGATGCCCTGGCCGCTGTACTCACCGAACCCGGGCAGCCGCTGTGGGCCAGGGAACTGGCCGCCTTCCGCCTCGGGCTCGCGGGAGACCGGCGGGCCTTCGAGTCCCTCGTCCTCCTCCTCAACCACCGGGACCCCCCGCGCTGCGCCGCCGCCGCCCACGCCCTGACCCGCCTCGGCGACCCGCGCACCGCCCGCGCCGCCGCCGCCCTCGCCACCAACGAACTCCGCGTCGCCTATGCCCTGCACCCCGTACGTCTGCTCGTCGCACTGCGCGCCCCGGAGGCGGTGCCCGCCCTGATCACCACGCTGCGGCGGCGGCTGCGCCCGCACGACCCGTACCGCAGGGTCGCCCTCGCCTGCGTGGACGGACTGGGCGAACTCGGCGACGCCCGCGCCGCACCCGTCCTGACCGACGCCCTCGCCCGTCCCGCCCTGGCCGAGGCGGCGGTCCACGCCCTGGCGCGGATCCCGGGGCAGCGGCAGGCGCCGGATCCGCCACGGATTCCCGGACAGCGTTAG
- a CDS encoding 3-hydroxyacyl-CoA dehydrogenase family protein, with protein MATPLSPQSGTPVPPLRTVAVVGLGTMGTGIAEVLAKAGREVVGIDISAARAARCVAALESSTARAVGRGRLTTEQRTELLARVTTSTDVAAAAGADLVIEVVPESYEAKQQVFRELDAVVRPETILATGTNALSVTRLAADSARPERVLGLHFFNPAPAMKLVEVVSSVLTSPAAVTAVTDLALDLGKEPVAVGDRPGFVADGLLFGYLNQAAAMYESNYASREDIDAAMRLGCGLPMGPLALLDLIGVDTACTVLEAMYTESRDRLHAPAPVLGQLSGAGLTGRKAGRGFYTYEEPGSAAVVRDALTPPEGGRPTEGRPVRSVGVAGSGTMASGIAEVFATAGYHVVLAARSAEKAQGAKARIGKSLTRSVDKGRMTAEAAAQALERVRPTGSYDDFADVDLAVEAVAEDLEVKRQLFGTLDKVCKPGAVLATTTSSLPVIACARATSRPQDVIGMHFFNPAPAMKLVEVVRTVLTGGDVHATVREVCHAIRKHAVDCGDRAGFIVNALLFPYLNNAVKMVQEHYAGIDDIDAAMKLGGGYPMGPFELLDVVGLDVSLAIEKVLHREFRDPGLAPAPLLEHLVAAGCLGRKTGRGFREYAKR; from the coding sequence ATGGCCACTCCCCTGTCCCCCCAGTCCGGCACTCCCGTGCCCCCGCTCCGGACCGTCGCCGTGGTCGGCCTCGGCACGATGGGCACCGGCATCGCCGAGGTCCTCGCCAAGGCCGGCCGCGAGGTGGTCGGCATCGACATCAGTGCGGCCCGGGCCGCGCGGTGCGTCGCCGCCCTGGAGTCCTCGACGGCCCGCGCCGTGGGGCGCGGCCGGCTCACCACGGAGCAGCGAACGGAACTGCTGGCCCGCGTGACCACCTCCACCGACGTCGCGGCGGCAGCCGGCGCCGATCTGGTGATCGAGGTGGTGCCGGAGTCGTACGAGGCCAAGCAGCAGGTCTTCCGGGAACTCGACGCCGTGGTGCGGCCGGAGACGATCCTGGCGACCGGCACCAACGCCCTGTCGGTCACCCGCCTCGCCGCCGACTCGGCCCGCCCCGAGCGCGTGCTGGGTCTGCACTTCTTCAATCCGGCCCCCGCGATGAAGCTGGTGGAGGTCGTCTCCTCGGTGCTGACCTCGCCGGCGGCGGTCACCGCGGTCACCGATCTGGCCCTGGACCTGGGCAAGGAGCCGGTCGCGGTCGGCGACCGGCCCGGATTCGTCGCCGACGGACTGCTGTTCGGCTATCTCAACCAGGCCGCCGCGATGTACGAGTCGAACTACGCGTCCCGCGAGGACATCGACGCCGCGATGCGGCTGGGCTGCGGCCTGCCGATGGGACCGCTGGCGCTGCTCGACCTGATCGGCGTCGACACCGCGTGCACGGTCCTGGAGGCCATGTACACGGAGTCCCGCGACCGCCTGCACGCGCCGGCCCCGGTCCTCGGGCAGCTGAGCGGGGCGGGTCTGACGGGGCGCAAGGCGGGGCGCGGCTTCTACACGTACGAGGAGCCGGGCAGCGCCGCCGTCGTGCGGGACGCACTGACCCCGCCGGAGGGCGGCCGGCCCACCGAGGGCCGGCCGGTCCGTTCGGTGGGTGTGGCCGGCTCGGGCACCATGGCCTCGGGGATCGCCGAGGTGTTCGCCACGGCCGGCTACCACGTGGTTCTCGCCGCACGCAGCGCGGAGAAGGCACAGGGTGCCAAGGCCCGGATCGGGAAGTCGCTGACGCGCTCCGTCGACAAGGGGCGGATGACCGCCGAGGCCGCCGCACAGGCTCTGGAGCGGGTCCGGCCGACGGGCTCCTACGACGACTTCGCCGACGTGGACCTGGCCGTCGAGGCGGTCGCCGAGGACCTGGAGGTCAAGCGGCAGCTGTTCGGGACGCTGGACAAGGTGTGCAAGCCGGGGGCGGTGCTCGCCACCACCACCTCCTCGCTGCCCGTGATCGCCTGCGCCCGCGCGACCTCGCGTCCGCAGGACGTGATCGGCATGCACTTCTTCAACCCGGCGCCGGCCATGAAGCTGGTCGAGGTGGTCCGCACGGTGCTGACCGGGGGCGACGTCCACGCGACGGTGCGCGAGGTCTGCCACGCGATCCGCAAGCACGCCGTGGACTGCGGCGACCGGGCGGGATTCATCGTCAACGCGCTGCTGTTCCCGTACCTCAACAACGCGGTCAAGATGGTGCAGGAGCACTACGCCGGCATCGACGACATCGACGCCGCGATGAAGCTGGGCGGCGGTTATCCGATGGGCCCGTTCGAGCTGCTGGACGTGGTCGGGCTGGATGTCTCGCTCGCGATCGAGAAGGTGCTGCACCGCGAGTTCCGCGACCCGGGGCTGGCCCCGGCACCGCTGCTGGAGCATCTGGTGGCCGCGGGCTGCCTCGGCCGCAAGACCGGCCGCGGCTTCCGCGAATATGCCAAGCGCTGA
- a CDS encoding TetR family transcriptional regulator, with amino-acid sequence MSQPARSSRTPATTEPPERAAGTRAAAQRLKMRRELAAAAMELFATKGYEATTVDEIAAAAGVARRTFFRHFRSKEEAIFPDHDDTLVRAEAVLHAAPAHEHPLDTVCRGIKEVMRMYAARPEISVARYRLTREVPTLREAEIASVARYERLFTRYLLGHFDEHAHDEDAGDDPLLAEVAASAVVTAHNHVLRRWLRADGRGDVEAELDHAFSIVRKTFGGGIVAGRRTVPPRPASAVSTQGEVLVTVARTDAPLDEVMRTIERALKER; translated from the coding sequence ATGTCCCAGCCCGCCAGGTCCTCCCGTACACCCGCCACGACCGAGCCGCCGGAACGCGCCGCAGGCACGCGCGCCGCCGCCCAACGGCTGAAGATGCGCCGGGAACTGGCGGCCGCGGCGATGGAGCTGTTCGCGACCAAGGGGTACGAGGCCACCACCGTCGACGAGATCGCGGCCGCGGCCGGAGTCGCCCGGCGTACCTTCTTCCGCCACTTCCGCTCCAAGGAAGAGGCGATCTTCCCGGACCACGACGACACCCTGGTGCGCGCCGAGGCAGTGCTCCACGCGGCGCCGGCGCACGAGCATCCGCTCGACACGGTGTGCCGCGGCATCAAGGAGGTCATGCGGATGTACGCGGCGCGGCCGGAGATCTCGGTCGCCCGCTACCGGCTGACCCGCGAGGTGCCCACCCTGCGCGAGGCGGAGATCGCGTCGGTGGCCCGCTACGAGCGTCTCTTCACCCGGTACCTGCTCGGCCACTTCGACGAGCACGCGCACGACGAGGACGCGGGCGACGATCCGCTGCTGGCGGAGGTCGCCGCGTCCGCCGTGGTCACCGCGCACAACCACGTGCTGCGGCGCTGGCTCAGGGCGGACGGCCGGGGCGATGTGGAGGCGGAGCTCGACCACGCCTTCTCGATCGTCCGCAAGACCTTCGGGGGCGGGATCGTGGCGGGACGCCGCACGGTGCCGCCGAGGCCGGCCTCGGCGGTGTCCACCCAGGGCGAGGTGCTGGTGACGGTCGCCCGCACCGACGCCCCTCTGGACGAGGTGATGCGCACCATCGAGCGGGCTCTGAAGGAGCGCTGA
- the ccrA gene encoding crotonyl-CoA carboxylase/reductase, with translation MTVKDILAAIQSSDSTSEDFAALPLPESYRAMTVHKDETEMFSGLATRDKDPRKSLHLDDVPVPELGPGEALVAVMASSVNYNSVWTSIFEPMSTFGFLERYGKLSELTRRHDLPYHVIGSDLAGVVLRTGPGVNAWRPGDEVVAHCLSVELESSDGHNDTMLDPEQRIWGFETNFGGLAEIALVKSNQLMPKPDHLSWEEAAAPGLVNSTAYRQLVSRNGAGMKQGDNVLIWGASGGLGSYATQFALAGGANPVCVVSSEQKADICRSMGAEAVIDRTAEGYRFWKDEHTQDPREWKRFGKRIRELTGGEDVDIVFEHPGRETFGASVYVTRKGGTIVTCASTSGYHHEYDNRYLWMSLKKIVGSHFANYREAWEANRLVAKGKIHPTLSKVYSLEDTGQAAYDVHRNLHQGKVGVLCLAPEEGLGVRDHVKRVRHVDAINRFRNI, from the coding sequence GTGACCGTCAAGGACATCCTGGCCGCGATCCAGTCATCCGACTCCACGTCGGAGGACTTCGCCGCCCTGCCGCTGCCCGAGTCGTACCGTGCGATGACCGTGCACAAGGACGAGACGGAGATGTTCTCCGGGCTCGCCACCCGCGACAAGGACCCGCGCAAGTCACTCCACCTCGACGACGTGCCCGTGCCCGAACTCGGCCCGGGTGAGGCCCTGGTGGCCGTGATGGCCTCCTCGGTCAACTACAACTCGGTGTGGACGTCGATCTTCGAGCCGATGTCGACCTTCGGTTTCCTGGAGCGCTACGGCAAGCTCAGCGAGCTCACCCGGCGCCACGACCTGCCGTACCACGTCATCGGCTCCGACCTCGCGGGCGTGGTGCTGCGCACCGGCCCCGGCGTCAACGCCTGGCGCCCCGGCGACGAGGTCGTCGCCCACTGCCTCTCCGTCGAGCTGGAGTCCAGCGACGGCCACAACGACACGATGCTCGACCCGGAGCAGCGGATCTGGGGCTTCGAGACCAACTTCGGCGGCCTGGCGGAGATCGCGCTGGTGAAGTCCAACCAGCTGATGCCGAAGCCGGACCACCTGAGCTGGGAGGAGGCCGCCGCCCCCGGACTGGTCAACTCCACCGCCTACCGGCAGCTGGTCTCCCGCAACGGTGCCGGCATGAAGCAGGGCGACAACGTGCTCATCTGGGGTGCGAGCGGCGGGCTCGGCTCCTACGCCACCCAGTTCGCGCTGGCCGGCGGCGCCAATCCGGTCTGCGTCGTCTCCAGCGAGCAGAAGGCGGACATCTGCCGGTCGATGGGCGCCGAGGCGGTCATCGACCGCACCGCCGAGGGCTACAGGTTCTGGAAGGACGAGCACACCCAGGACCCGCGCGAGTGGAAGCGCTTCGGCAAGCGCATCCGCGAACTCACCGGCGGCGAGGACGTCGACATCGTCTTCGAACACCCGGGCCGCGAGACCTTCGGCGCCTCGGTGTACGTCACCCGCAAGGGCGGCACCATCGTCACCTGCGCCTCCACCTCGGGCTACCACCACGAGTACGACAACCGCTACCTGTGGATGTCCCTGAAGAAGATCGTCGGCTCGCACTTCGCCAACTACCGCGAGGCCTGGGAGGCCAACCGCCTCGTCGCCAAGGGCAAGATCCACCCCACCCTGTCGAAGGTGTACTCCCTCGAGGACACCGGCCAGGCCGCCTACGACGTGCACCGCAACCTCCACCAGGGCAAGGTCGGCGTGCTGTGCCTGGCCCCCGAGGAGGGCCTGGGCGTCCGCGACCACGTCAAGCGCGTGCGGCACGTGGACGCCATCAACCGCTTCCGGAACATCTGA